A genomic segment from Desulfobotulus pelophilus encodes:
- a CDS encoding transposase: MRKKRHNYSAQEKVTILKRHLVDRVAVSDVCDEYDLQPTVFYRWQKEFFENGAAVFEKSDSAKNRAEQKRIEQLEAK, encoded by the coding sequence TCGGCTCAGGAGAAGGTCACCATTCTCAAGCGGCACCTTGTTGACCGTGTTGCAGTCTCTGATGTATGTGATGAATACGATCTGCAGCCCACGGTTTTCTATCGTTGGCAGAAAGAGTTTTTTGAGAACGGGGCTGCCGTTTTCGAAAAATCCGACTCCGCCAAGAACAGGGCCGAGCAAAAACGCATTGAGCAACTTGAGGCCAAAC